In one window of Rhodanobacter sp. FDAARGOS 1247 DNA:
- a CDS encoding MBL fold metallo-hydrolase, with product MAAHGIHTIDTGFVRPQFDAAYLVVENGRGAFIDCGTNFAVPRMLDALGHAGITPADVDWLILTHVHLDHAGGAGELIAQLPNAKLVVHPRGARHMIDPSVLWAGASAVYGEAVMEQTYGRLRPIPAERVIEAADGHVVDLVGRPLSCIDTPGHAKHHLTVYDERANVCFTGDVFGLSYRDFDTAQGPFILPTTSPVQFDPEALHASIERLIALRPEAMYLTHYGRVEAVERLATDLHTQIDAMVALARAAHGQPDRHAVLMESLTELYATRAEAHGWNFGRSTLRQLLGMDIELNAQGLEVWLDR from the coding sequence ATGGCAGCACACGGCATCCACACCATCGATACCGGCTTCGTGCGGCCACAGTTCGACGCGGCCTACCTGGTCGTCGAGAACGGCCGCGGCGCGTTCATCGACTGCGGCACCAACTTCGCGGTGCCGCGCATGCTGGATGCACTGGGCCACGCCGGCATCACGCCGGCCGATGTCGACTGGCTGATCCTCACCCACGTGCATCTGGACCATGCCGGCGGCGCCGGCGAGCTGATCGCGCAGCTGCCAAACGCGAAGCTGGTGGTGCATCCGCGCGGGGCACGCCACATGATCGACCCGTCGGTGTTGTGGGCCGGCGCCAGCGCCGTCTACGGCGAGGCGGTGATGGAACAGACCTACGGCCGGCTGCGGCCCATTCCGGCCGAGCGGGTGATCGAGGCGGCGGACGGGCACGTGGTGGACCTGGTCGGGCGGCCGCTGTCGTGCATCGATACCCCGGGCCATGCGAAGCACCACCTCACCGTCTACGACGAGCGTGCCAACGTCTGTTTCACCGGCGACGTGTTCGGCCTGTCGTATCGCGATTTCGACACGGCGCAGGGCCCGTTCATCCTGCCCACCACCTCGCCGGTGCAGTTCGACCCGGAAGCGCTGCATGCCTCGATCGAACGCTTGATCGCGCTGCGGCCCGAGGCGATGTACCTCACCCACTACGGCCGGGTGGAAGCGGTGGAACGGCTGGCCACCGACCTGCACACGCAGATCGACGCGATGGTCGCGCTGGCCCGCGCCGCGCACGGCCAACCCGACCGACACGCCGTGTTGATGGAGTCGCTCACCGAGCTCTACGCCACCCGCGCCGAAGCGCACGGCTGGAACTTCGGGCGCAGCACCTTGCGCCAACTGCTGGGCATGGACATCGAGCTGAATGCGCAGGGGCTGGAGGTCTGGCTGGACCGCTGA
- a CDS encoding integration host factor subunit beta, translating into MTKSELIEALARRQTHLAFADVEMAVKSVIEQMSHALAHGERIEVRGFGSFALHYRPPRMGRNPKTGEAVALPGKHVPHFKPGKELRERVNQDLETGTA; encoded by the coding sequence ATGACTAAATCCGAATTGATCGAGGCGCTGGCCAGGCGTCAGACCCACCTTGCGTTTGCCGATGTCGAGATGGCCGTCAAGAGCGTCATCGAACAGATGAGCCATGCCCTGGCTCATGGCGAGCGTATCGAGGTGCGTGGTTTCGGCAGCTTCGCGCTGCATTACCGACCACCACGCATGGGGCGCAACCCCAAGACCGGCGAAGCCGTGGCACTGCCCGGCAAGCACGTTCCGCACTTCAAGCCCGGCAAGGAGCTGCGTGAACGGGTCAACCAGGATCTCGAGACAGGCACGGCCTGA
- a CDS encoding nucleoside-diphosphate sugar epimerase/dehydratase, translating into MSLRKLVGFIHPRIAVVLHDLMMAALAWWIAKLFRYALKPDEVVSFQLLEFPIVLLVQGLIFRWTGLYRSVWRFASLPDLWNIVRAALAGTISIGVTLFLYERLEGVPRSVLVLYPLLLSILLGVPRLAYRYWKDSRNDLLQNQSVKRVLIVGADRAGEVLSRDLHRDRRYAVVGFVDDKSSLRGASINGHPILGRLEQLPEVAREAAVDMLLIALPGASTIEMRRVVALCDATDLPYRTVPRLEDVVAGRAQFNQIKEVAIEDLLGRDAVELDWTAIRETLSGRRVLITGGGGSIGSELCRQVARLGAQSLTVVEQSEYNLYRIGQELRAEFPELIFDGILARCGDRVAMRKAFADLQPQVVFHAAAYKHVPMLQGQLRAGFNNNVLGTCVVADAACETGVECFVLISTDKAVNPTSVMGACKRVAEIYCQNLNAQTDTRFMTVRFGNVLDSAGSVVPLFRRQIRAGGPVTVTHPEVSRYFMTIPEACQLILQTASIGTGGEIYALDMGEPVKIRDLAEQMIRLAGKKPGSEIPIVYTGLRSGEKLFEELFHPLENYCATTHAKIFLAQHREVSWELLQSLLKKAAEAVNAFDEEELRRCVSSLLPSFRWSESAQPDNVVSIRRANPEINE; encoded by the coding sequence ATGTCGCTGCGTAAGCTTGTCGGCTTCATCCATCCCCGCATCGCCGTCGTTCTGCACGACTTGATGATGGCCGCGCTTGCGTGGTGGATTGCCAAGCTGTTCCGCTATGCCTTGAAGCCCGATGAAGTGGTCAGCTTCCAGTTGCTGGAATTTCCCATCGTGCTGCTGGTCCAGGGTCTGATTTTCCGCTGGACCGGGCTGTACAGGAGCGTATGGCGCTTCGCCAGCCTGCCTGATCTCTGGAACATCGTGCGCGCGGCGCTGGCGGGCACGATCTCCATCGGCGTGACGCTGTTCCTCTACGAGCGGCTGGAGGGTGTGCCGCGCTCCGTGCTGGTGCTCTATCCGCTGCTGTTGTCGATACTGCTTGGCGTACCCCGACTGGCTTATCGCTACTGGAAGGACAGCCGCAACGACCTGCTGCAGAACCAGAGCGTCAAGCGGGTGCTGATCGTGGGGGCGGATCGCGCCGGCGAGGTGCTTTCGCGCGACCTCCATCGCGACAGGCGCTACGCGGTGGTCGGTTTTGTCGACGACAAGTCCAGCCTGCGTGGCGCCAGCATCAACGGACATCCGATCCTGGGGCGACTGGAGCAGTTGCCCGAGGTGGCGCGCGAGGCGGCGGTCGACATGCTGCTGATCGCGCTGCCGGGTGCTTCCACGATCGAGATGCGCCGGGTGGTCGCGTTGTGCGATGCCACCGACCTGCCATATCGCACGGTGCCCCGGCTGGAGGACGTGGTCGCCGGTCGGGCCCAGTTCAACCAGATCAAGGAAGTGGCGATCGAGGACCTGCTTGGCCGCGACGCGGTCGAACTGGACTGGACGGCCATTCGCGAGACGCTCAGCGGCCGTCGCGTGCTGATCACCGGTGGCGGTGGCTCGATCGGTTCGGAACTGTGCCGACAGGTGGCGCGGCTGGGGGCGCAGTCGCTGACCGTGGTGGAGCAGAGCGAGTACAACCTGTACCGGATTGGCCAGGAGCTGCGCGCCGAGTTCCCCGAGCTGATCTTCGACGGCATCCTGGCCCGCTGTGGCGACCGGGTGGCCATGCGCAAGGCCTTTGCCGACCTGCAGCCCCAGGTGGTGTTCCACGCCGCAGCGTACAAGCACGTGCCGATGTTGCAGGGGCAGCTTCGCGCAGGCTTCAACAACAACGTGCTGGGAACCTGCGTGGTGGCCGATGCCGCATGCGAGACGGGCGTCGAGTGCTTCGTGCTGATCTCCACCGACAAGGCGGTCAACCCGACCAGCGTCATGGGCGCATGCAAGCGCGTGGCCGAAATCTATTGCCAGAACCTCAATGCGCAGACCGACACCCGTTTCATGACGGTGCGCTTCGGCAACGTGCTGGACTCGGCCGGATCGGTGGTGCCGCTGTTCCGGCGGCAGATCCGGGCAGGTGGCCCGGTTACCGTGACCCACCCTGAGGTATCGCGCTATTTCATGACGATTCCCGAGGCCTGCCAGTTGATCCTGCAGACCGCGAGCATCGGCACGGGCGGCGAGATCTATGCGCTGGACATGGGCGAGCCGGTGAAGATCCGCGACCTCGCCGAGCAGATGATCCGGCTGGCCGGCAAGAAGCCCGGCAGCGAGATCCCGATCGTGTACACGGGGTTGCGTTCGGGCGAGAAGCTGTTCGAGGAATTGTTCCATCCGCTGGAAAACTACTGCGCCACCACCCACGCCAAGATCTTCCTGGCCCAGCACCGTGAAGTGTCGTGGGAGCTGCTGCAATCCCTGCTGAAGAAGGCCGCTGAAGCGGTGAATGCCTTCGATGAGGAAGAACTTCGACGCTGCGTGTCCAGCCTGCTGCCGTCGTTCCGCTGGAGCGAGTCGGCGCAGCCGGACAACGTGGTGTCCATCCGTCGTGCCAATCCGGAGATCAATGAGTGA
- a CDS encoding tRNA-binding protein produces MSEAGQGEISWADFEKVRIVAGTVTRVEAFPEARKPAWKVWVDFGAYGEKKTSAQIAALYSAEQLVGRQIVGVINFPEKQIGPFRSQFLLTGFHTDDGVVLTAVERPVPNGTRLA; encoded by the coding sequence ATGAGCGAAGCAGGGCAGGGTGAAATCAGCTGGGCCGATTTCGAGAAGGTGCGGATCGTCGCCGGTACGGTGACACGGGTGGAAGCGTTCCCCGAGGCGCGCAAGCCGGCCTGGAAAGTGTGGGTGGATTTCGGCGCGTACGGCGAGAAGAAGACCAGCGCGCAGATCGCCGCGCTGTACAGCGCCGAGCAACTCGTGGGCCGGCAGATCGTCGGCGTGATCAACTTTCCCGAAAAGCAGATCGGCCCGTTTCGTTCGCAGTTCCTGCTGACCGGGTTTCACACCGACGACGGGGTGGTGTTGACCGCCGTCGAGCGGCCGGTGCCGAACGGTACGCGCCTGGCCTGA
- a CDS encoding lipopolysaccharide assembly protein LapA domain-containing protein, whose product MRLLAIILLLIFIAAGIVFGALNADLVGYDLGFAQLRLPKGAALLGAVVIGWLLGGLTAWLGVSMRQGRQQRRQLRADKKSPVKP is encoded by the coding sequence ATGCGACTGCTCGCCATCATTCTCTTGCTGATCTTCATCGCCGCCGGCATCGTCTTCGGTGCGCTCAACGCCGACCTCGTCGGCTATGACCTGGGCTTTGCCCAGCTCCGGCTGCCCAAGGGTGCAGCCCTGCTTGGTGCGGTCGTGATCGGATGGCTGCTCGGTGGACTGACCGCCTGGCTGGGCGTGAGCATGCGGCAGGGGCGCCAGCAGCGTCGGCAGTTGCGCGCGGACAAGAAGTCGCCGGTCAAGCCATGA
- a CDS encoding FAD-binding oxidoreductase has protein sequence MNQVSFPSYYRATATPYPAYAALQGSGRARVAIVGGGFAGLNTALGLAERGVGEVVLLEREQIGFGASGRNGGFVFAGYSLGEQSLLDQLGEQRAQAIFRLTTEAVQRIRRRIADYAIPCDAVDEGVIWANWFRDPAVLRQRQQLLAGHYGVQWQWLAEAELRQRIHSERYHDGLYERDALHLHPLNYAIGLAAAASGKGVRIHENSGVRSLEREGLQWRLRTAQGDLLVDQVVLACGGYLAGLQKPIDRAILPIATYVMVTEPLGPRMDDCLATRAAVYDSRFAFDYYRALPDTRLLWGGRISIRNRSPQAVQRLLTRDLLRVFPQLHGVKIDYAWSGLMSYARHQMPQIGGSDNGLWWAQAFGGHGLAPACAAGELLAAAIADGDQGWKQFADYGLGSTHRPFGYLGAQATYWWQQGRDWLKTRLEG, from the coding sequence ATGAATCAGGTTTCCTTCCCTTCGTACTACCGCGCCACGGCGACGCCTTACCCGGCATACGCCGCGTTGCAGGGCAGCGGACGCGCCCGGGTGGCGATCGTCGGTGGCGGTTTTGCCGGACTGAACACGGCACTGGGGCTGGCCGAGCGTGGTGTCGGCGAGGTGGTGCTGCTGGAGCGCGAACAGATCGGTTTCGGCGCCTCCGGCCGCAACGGCGGTTTCGTGTTTGCCGGCTATTCGCTGGGTGAGCAATCGCTGCTCGATCAGCTGGGCGAGCAGCGCGCGCAGGCCATTTTCAGGCTCACCACCGAAGCGGTGCAGCGCATTCGCCGGCGCATCGCCGATTACGCCATTCCCTGCGATGCCGTCGACGAGGGCGTGATCTGGGCCAACTGGTTCCGCGATCCCGCCGTGTTGCGCCAGCGCCAGCAGTTGCTGGCCGGGCACTACGGCGTGCAATGGCAATGGCTGGCCGAGGCGGAACTGCGCCAGCGTATCCACAGCGAGCGTTATCACGACGGCCTGTACGAGCGTGACGCGCTGCACCTGCATCCGCTCAACTATGCGATCGGGCTTGCCGCGGCAGCGTCCGGAAAAGGCGTGCGCATCCACGAGAACAGCGGTGTCCGCAGCCTCGAACGCGAAGGCCTGCAATGGCGTTTGCGCACCGCGCAGGGCGACCTGCTGGTCGACCAGGTGGTGCTGGCCTGCGGCGGTTACCTGGCGGGCCTGCAGAAGCCGATCGACCGGGCGATCCTGCCGATCGCCACCTACGTGATGGTCACCGAACCGCTGGGGCCACGGATGGACGACTGCCTGGCCACCCGCGCCGCGGTCTACGACAGCCGCTTTGCATTCGATTACTACCGCGCGCTGCCGGACACCCGGTTGCTGTGGGGTGGTCGCATCTCGATCCGCAACCGCTCGCCCCAGGCGGTGCAGCGGCTGCTGACAAGAGACCTGCTGCGGGTGTTTCCCCAATTGCACGGCGTGAAAATCGATTACGCGTGGTCGGGCCTGATGAGCTATGCGCGCCACCAGATGCCGCAAATCGGCGGCAGTGACAACGGGCTCTGGTGGGCACAGGCGTTTGGCGGCCATGGCCTGGCGCCGGCCTGCGCGGCCGGCGAACTGCTGGCGGCGGCGATCGCCGATGGCGACCAGGGCTGGAAACAGTTTGCCGACTACGGCCTGGGCAGCACGCACCGGCCGTTCGGTTATCTTGGTGCGCAGGCGACCTACTGGTGGCAGCAGGGCCGCGACTGGTTGAAGACGAGGCTGGAAGGATGA
- a CDS encoding methylamine utilization protein produces the protein MRCLLVVASLLLGNAWPLLAAEVTVHLDDGRGHAVSDAVVMLIPDAAPAVASAPPAPATHVVDQRDETFVPYVQLLRPGDEVVFRNSDSTRHHVYSFAAIRTFEFVLRPGESSPALVMDKSGIAAVGCNIHDHMITYLFVSAVPAIALSGGDGNATIGHLAPGRYTAHVWHPQLHPGHPQPSQSVTIGGDADIGHLDFTLSLMPDPRMFMDREHLDY, from the coding sequence ATGCGCTGCCTGCTCGTGGTTGCGTCACTGCTGCTGGGAAATGCATGGCCGCTGCTGGCGGCGGAGGTCACCGTCCACCTCGACGATGGCCGCGGCCATGCGGTGAGCGACGCGGTGGTCATGCTGATCCCGGATGCGGCTCCGGCTGTGGCATCGGCGCCACCGGCACCGGCCACCCACGTCGTCGACCAGCGGGACGAGACCTTCGTTCCCTACGTGCAACTGCTCCGCCCCGGCGACGAGGTGGTGTTCCGCAACAGCGACAGCACCCGCCATCACGTCTATTCGTTCGCCGCGATCAGGACTTTCGAATTCGTGCTGCGGCCGGGGGAAAGCTCGCCGGCCCTGGTGATGGACAAGAGCGGCATCGCCGCGGTGGGCTGCAACATCCACGACCACATGATCACCTATCTGTTCGTATCCGCGGTGCCGGCGATCGCGCTGTCCGGTGGTGACGGCAACGCCACCATCGGTCATCTGGCGCCGGGTCGCTACACCGCGCACGTCTGGCACCCGCAGCTGCATCCCGGTCATCCGCAACCGAGCCAAAGCGTGACCATCGGGGGTGATGCCGACATCGGGCATCTGGATTTCACGCTGTCGCTGATGCCCGATCCGCGCATGTTCATGGATCGCGAGCACCTGGACTACTGA
- a CDS encoding glycosyltransferase family 4 protein: MSVTIGWLSCSFLITVLVVRASISYARRRGMLDLPGQRRSHSVATPRGGGIGVVVAMLVCLPGVLCAPPAGWPLSVTAGLLAGFLLVAVAGWWDDHRSLPVLPRLFAQLLGTGLFSAGLLATGTPAWWLPLLLVGGVWSINLHNFMDGIDGLLAQQAIFVGAGLTLLAWQAAQPALALATAVMAVSLAGFWWFNRPPAKIFMGDVGSGSIGLLIFAFTAMLWRVEPALLWPALILSSAFAVDASLTLLTRMWRGRRWYTAHREHLYQWTVRRGASHARADLAYLGWNLLVAAPMAWLAWSHLRVALPITMAVYAVASAGWLALKRRCLRRNLNRTPHVAA; this comes from the coding sequence ATGTCCGTGACCATCGGATGGTTGTCGTGCAGTTTTCTGATCACCGTGCTCGTGGTGCGGGCTTCGATCAGCTATGCCCGCCGACGCGGCATGCTGGACCTGCCCGGGCAGCGTCGGTCCCATAGCGTGGCCACGCCGCGCGGCGGTGGGATCGGCGTGGTCGTGGCCATGCTCGTGTGTCTTCCGGGCGTGTTGTGCGCGCCGCCGGCGGGTTGGCCGCTCAGCGTGACGGCGGGGTTGCTCGCCGGATTCCTGCTCGTCGCCGTGGCCGGATGGTGGGACGACCATCGTTCGCTGCCGGTATTGCCACGGCTGTTCGCCCAGTTGCTTGGCACCGGCCTGTTTTCGGCAGGCTTGCTGGCCACCGGTACGCCGGCGTGGTGGTTGCCCCTGCTGCTGGTTGGCGGCGTCTGGAGCATCAACCTGCACAATTTCATGGACGGCATCGATGGTTTGCTGGCGCAACAGGCGATCTTCGTCGGCGCGGGACTGACCCTGTTGGCATGGCAGGCAGCGCAGCCCGCCCTGGCGCTGGCGACGGCGGTGATGGCGGTGTCACTGGCGGGATTCTGGTGGTTCAATCGCCCGCCCGCGAAGATCTTCATGGGCGACGTGGGCAGCGGCAGCATCGGCCTGCTGATCTTCGCCTTTACCGCCATGCTGTGGCGCGTCGAGCCGGCACTGCTCTGGCCCGCGCTGATCCTGTCCTCGGCATTCGCGGTGGACGCCAGCCTGACCCTGTTGACGCGCATGTGGCGGGGACGGCGCTGGTACACTGCCCACCGCGAACATCTCTACCAGTGGACGGTACGCCGCGGTGCCAGCCACGCCCGGGCCGATCTGGCCTACCTGGGCTGGAACCTGCTTGTCGCCGCACCCATGGCCTGGTTGGCCTGGAGTCATCTGCGCGTGGCGCTGCCGATTACCATGGCGGTTTATGCAGTGGCGTCGGCCGGGTGGCTGGCGCTGAAACGTCGTTGTCTGCGGCGCAACTTGAACAGGACACCTCATGTCGCTGCGTAA
- the galU gene encoding UTP--glucose-1-phosphate uridylyltransferase GalU: MSKPLRKVVFPVAGLGTRFLPATKVVAKEMLPVLDKPLIQYAVDEAVDAGADTLIFVTNRYKHAIADYFDKAYELESKLQEKGKDELLALVQGTLPRNVRAIFVTQPEALGLGHAVLCAKPVVGDEPFGVVLPDDLIWNSPGKGALRQMAELADAQQAGVIAVEEVPHDETDKYGIVDATPIDERSALIRSMVEKPKPADAPSNLAVVGRYVLPGRIFQLLEQTTPGAGGEIQLTDAIDALLREQGKVLAHRFEGIRFDCGNKAGLVRATMHMAMQDPKLAPTVRAFLEQL; this comes from the coding sequence GTGAGCAAGCCCCTGCGCAAAGTGGTGTTCCCCGTCGCCGGCCTCGGCACGCGCTTTCTGCCGGCGACCAAGGTCGTCGCCAAGGAAATGCTGCCGGTCCTGGACAAGCCTCTGATCCAGTACGCCGTCGACGAGGCCGTGGATGCGGGTGCGGACACGCTGATTTTCGTCACCAATCGCTACAAGCACGCGATCGCCGACTACTTCGACAAGGCCTACGAGCTGGAGTCGAAATTGCAGGAGAAGGGCAAGGACGAGTTGCTGGCACTGGTGCAGGGCACCCTGCCGCGCAACGTCCGGGCGATTTTCGTGACGCAGCCCGAAGCGCTGGGCCTGGGCCATGCCGTGCTGTGCGCCAAACCCGTTGTCGGTGACGAACCGTTCGGCGTGGTGTTGCCCGATGACCTGATCTGGAACAGCCCCGGCAAGGGCGCGCTGCGGCAGATGGCCGAACTGGCCGACGCGCAGCAGGCCGGCGTGATCGCGGTCGAGGAAGTGCCGCACGACGAGACGGACAAGTACGGTATCGTCGACGCGACCCCGATCGATGAACGCAGCGCGCTGATCCGCAGCATGGTCGAGAAGCCCAAGCCGGCCGATGCCCCGTCGAACCTGGCCGTGGTCGGTCGCTACGTGCTGCCTGGCCGGATCTTCCAGTTGCTGGAGCAGACCACGCCGGGGGCGGGTGGCGAGATCCAGCTCACCGACGCGATCGATGCCTTGCTCAGGGAGCAGGGCAAGGTGCTGGCGCATCGTTTCGAAGGCATCCGCTTCGACTGCGGCAACAAGGCCGGGCTGGTCCGCGCCACCATGCACATGGCGATGCAGGATCCGAAGCTCGCACCGACGGTCCGCGCGTTCCTCGAACAGCTTTGA
- the lapB gene encoding lipopolysaccharide assembly protein LapB — protein sequence MNVVLVLVSLVPIAFVLGWWTSRQFGARRSGAEVSALSSDYFRGLNYLLNEEQDKAIEVFLKLAEYNRDTVETHLALGNLFRRRGEVDRAIRLHQHLVSRPGLTDAMKTVALLELGEDYMRAGLLDRAEALFCDLVAMNAHAPSALRHLIAIYQHERDWHKAIEHARRLEVMTGEDEAPMIAQFYCELADRSRQHGARAEARDYLRQAFECQPGCVRAFMLTGRLLSEDGQHADAVTAYESAIQTDIAFTPEILPPLLNSYARSQQMERAESFLREMIGRYHGVSPVLALAHLYKERDGERAAIDFLTTQLRQRPSVRGLMALIDATMDKIEGEARENFLILRDLTRKLLEGQAMYRCSRCGFGAKAHHWQCPSCKSWSTIRPIHGVASE from the coding sequence ATGAATGTCGTGCTCGTGCTGGTTTCCCTGGTGCCGATCGCTTTCGTGCTGGGCTGGTGGACTTCGCGCCAGTTTGGCGCACGCCGCTCCGGCGCCGAAGTCAGCGCGCTGTCGTCGGACTACTTCCGTGGCCTGAACTACCTGCTCAACGAGGAGCAGGACAAGGCGATCGAGGTGTTCCTCAAGCTGGCCGAATACAACCGCGATACGGTCGAGACGCATCTGGCCCTGGGCAACCTGTTCCGCCGTCGTGGCGAGGTCGATCGGGCGATCCGCCTGCACCAGCACCTGGTTTCGCGCCCCGGGCTCACCGATGCGATGAAGACGGTGGCGCTGCTGGAACTGGGCGAAGACTACATGCGGGCGGGCCTGCTCGATCGCGCCGAGGCGCTGTTCTGCGACCTGGTGGCGATGAACGCGCACGCGCCCTCCGCACTGCGGCACCTGATTGCCATCTACCAGCACGAGCGCGACTGGCACAAGGCGATCGAACATGCGCGCCGCCTCGAGGTGATGACCGGCGAGGACGAGGCGCCGATGATCGCCCAGTTCTATTGCGAGCTGGCCGATCGCTCGCGCCAGCACGGGGCGAGAGCCGAAGCACGCGACTACCTCAGGCAGGCCTTCGAATGCCAGCCGGGTTGTGTGCGGGCATTCATGCTGACCGGAAGGTTGCTGTCCGAGGATGGCCAGCACGCCGACGCCGTGACGGCGTATGAGTCGGCGATCCAGACCGACATCGCCTTCACTCCGGAAATCCTGCCGCCGCTGCTCAACAGTTACGCCAGGTCGCAGCAGATGGAACGTGCGGAAAGTTTCTTGCGCGAAATGATCGGGCGCTACCACGGTGTTTCGCCGGTGCTGGCGCTGGCCCATCTCTACAAGGAGCGCGACGGCGAGCGCGCGGCGATCGATTTCCTCACCACCCAACTGCGCCAGAGGCCCTCGGTGCGTGGCCTGATGGCGCTGATCGACGCCACCATGGACAAGATCGAGGGAGAGGCACGCGAGAACTTCCTGATCCTGCGCGACCTTACCCGCAAGCTGCTTGAAGGGCAGGCGATGTACCGCTGCAGCCGATGCGGTTTCGGCGCCAAGGCCCATCACTGGCAGTGTCCCAGCTGCAAGAGCTGGAGCACGATCAGGCCCATCCATGGTGTAGCCAGCGAGTGA